A single Micromonospora luteifusca DNA region contains:
- a CDS encoding UDP-N-acetylmuramate dehydrogenase — translation MTTTFADLTTMRVGGPIGRLLVPETTPEAVELLRRTTAAGESLLVMGGGSNLVVGEVGWDGTVIRMATSEFDINRELVTAAAGVEWDHLVKATLDEGLAGLEALSGIPGLVGGTPVQNVGAFGTETADVLESLTVYDRQTGAQERWAAERCGFGSHRQSVFKHSDRWVVLDVTYRLRRSDQSRPIRYAELAAKLGIEVGGTAAPADVREAVLALRRGRGMVLDPQDHDTWSVGSFFINPVLATVPDRARECPRYPDAKGTKLPAAWLIEHSDFPRGYGHEWGNGSVALSSRHALAVTNRGGATTSEVMKFAAHIREGVEARFGIRLGPECDLVNCSF, via the coding sequence GTGACAACCACGTTTGCTGATCTCACCACGATGCGGGTTGGCGGTCCGATCGGCCGCCTACTCGTCCCGGAGACCACCCCGGAGGCGGTCGAACTTCTGCGTCGGACGACCGCCGCCGGCGAATCCCTGCTGGTGATGGGAGGTGGATCGAATCTGGTGGTTGGCGAGGTCGGCTGGGACGGCACGGTCATCAGGATGGCCACCTCGGAGTTCGACATCAACCGCGAGCTCGTTACCGCGGCGGCGGGAGTGGAGTGGGACCACCTCGTCAAGGCCACCCTCGACGAAGGGCTGGCGGGGCTGGAGGCACTGTCAGGTATCCCCGGGCTGGTTGGGGGCACGCCGGTGCAGAACGTCGGCGCCTTCGGCACGGAGACCGCAGACGTTCTCGAGTCGCTGACCGTCTATGACCGGCAGACCGGCGCCCAGGAGCGGTGGGCCGCTGAACGCTGCGGGTTCGGTAGCCACCGGCAGTCCGTCTTCAAGCACAGCGACCGCTGGGTCGTGCTGGACGTGACGTACCGCCTGCGCCGCAGCGACCAGTCGAGACCGATCAGGTACGCGGAGCTTGCCGCGAAACTGGGGATCGAGGTCGGCGGAACCGCCGCTCCGGCCGACGTACGCGAAGCGGTTCTGGCTCTCCGCCGCGGCAGGGGCATGGTCCTCGACCCTCAGGATCACGACACCTGGAGCGTCGGGTCGTTCTTCATCAACCCGGTCCTCGCCACAGTGCCGGACCGTGCCCGGGAGTGCCCCCGATACCCCGATGCCAAGGGCACGAAGTTGCCGGCGGCATGGTTGATCGAGCATTCCGATTTCCCCCGTGGATACGGTCACGAGTGGGGGAACGGGTCGGTGGCGTTGTCCAGTCGTCACGCGCTTGCCGTGACCAACCGGGGTGGTGCCACGACCTCCGAGGTCATGAAGTTCGCGGCGCACATCCGGGAGGGCGTCGAAGCTCGCTTCGGTATCCGGCTCGGCCCCGAGTGCGATCTCGTGAACTGCTCGTTCTGA
- a CDS encoding protein phosphatase 2C domain-containing protein, with protein MDFAFATEPGPDRPNEDHVIVSAGLAIVLDGVTQLPGLETGCVHDPVWLVQELGNCLVEALTLQPAAPLGGILAEAIGQLRGCHEGRCDLTNPNSPSSTVAIARERGSQMDYLVLCDSSVVYEDSSGVTVVHDDRTESLPAYDRHTVARLRNQPGGFWVASTDPAAAAEAVTGSVALDGLRRLLLCTDGVSRLTEFFGISWTEVFGLIERSGPRAAIDLVREYEMNCSGLLARPGRRRVKRHDDATLAVLRSASRTGALDAGPVV; from the coding sequence ATGGATTTCGCGTTCGCCACCGAGCCCGGCCCGGACCGGCCCAACGAGGATCACGTCATCGTGTCAGCCGGGTTGGCAATCGTCCTCGACGGTGTCACCCAACTACCCGGCCTGGAGACGGGTTGTGTGCATGATCCGGTGTGGTTGGTTCAGGAGTTGGGTAACTGCCTGGTGGAGGCGTTGACGCTGCAGCCGGCAGCACCTCTGGGCGGCATCCTCGCGGAAGCGATCGGGCAGCTGCGCGGTTGCCACGAGGGTCGGTGTGACCTGACGAACCCGAACAGCCCGTCGTCCACCGTCGCGATCGCGCGCGAGCGGGGCAGTCAGATGGACTACCTGGTGCTGTGCGACTCGTCGGTGGTGTACGAGGACAGTTCCGGTGTCACCGTCGTCCACGATGACCGCACGGAGAGCCTGCCAGCCTACGACCGACACACAGTGGCTCGACTGCGCAACCAACCGGGTGGTTTCTGGGTCGCCTCGACTGATCCGGCCGCTGCGGCCGAGGCGGTGACGGGCAGCGTGGCTCTTGACGGGCTGCGCCGATTGCTGCTCTGCACCGACGGGGTTTCGCGGCTCACTGAGTTTTTCGGGATCAGCTGGACTGAAGTATTCGGGTTGATCGAGCGTTCCGGGCCGCGAGCGGCTATCGATCTGGTTCGAGAGTATGAAATGAACTGCTCGGGGTTGCTGGCTCGACCGGGGCGGCGTCGGGTCAAGCGGCACGACGACGCCACACTTGCGGTACTTCGCTCGGCGAGTCGAACGGGCGCCCTGGACGCCGGTCCTGTTGTGTGA
- a CDS encoding CATRA conflict system CASPASE/TPR repeat-associated protein, whose product MTPRRPALIVHTLFSVGPATGSSGPSTSTSTADALSELWSGLARLDLTEPIAPHQRDLPEGPGPATQNLRVLAARQRVVPDAYYEALAFRRGDIVGVSVLLAPNDDGVGWQELSDRWRSAVPATSGVELSTTTVYLGLSDQRRINWLGGRVGEASWARRIHRQLPVPAKPGWATSWSRIADRLLMWDLPAGDGYAQRQYLVLADVADEKALDRLTWVDDGQVLPPLTRYVLCAAELRHQEKVLEAAMPGLRAAIERTDRACETLADLLRATEPSDRQLRAAALELSTVQAEGSGLIAATADASKMIETVRGIRDNMEAALGRDVHHRPGGTLDQDRGRAVWLTDQLRVELTYIDSTWRKADQLNRLAAAVVGERHRRRQEVLTLIQASILGSLLMGLAAIQSLQYQVPLAGPLVAPAICALGIVALLLPAAVLHWPHRRAAAPRRRWIMAGGSVLGAALGWLVSSIVWWRVWDVSAPPAWSAVLAVTGAVVVASAALAQIRLWQSRPAPGVAAVERLPARSTIG is encoded by the coding sequence ATGACTCCGCGTAGACCCGCCCTGATCGTCCACACGTTGTTTTCGGTCGGTCCGGCTACGGGGTCGTCGGGTCCGTCGACCTCGACCTCGACGGCCGATGCGCTGTCGGAGCTGTGGAGTGGGCTGGCCCGCCTCGACCTGACCGAACCCATCGCACCGCACCAGAGGGACCTGCCCGAAGGCCCCGGTCCCGCGACACAGAATCTGCGAGTGCTGGCCGCACGGCAACGGGTGGTTCCGGATGCGTACTACGAGGCCCTGGCATTCCGGCGCGGCGACATCGTCGGCGTGAGCGTGTTGCTCGCACCCAACGACGACGGTGTCGGCTGGCAGGAGTTGAGCGACCGATGGCGGTCCGCGGTTCCGGCGACGTCCGGCGTGGAACTCAGCACGACGACGGTCTACCTTGGGCTGTCTGACCAACGTCGCATCAACTGGCTCGGCGGGCGGGTGGGGGAGGCGAGCTGGGCACGGCGGATACATCGGCAACTGCCCGTACCGGCCAAGCCGGGTTGGGCGACGTCCTGGAGCCGTATCGCCGACAGGCTGCTGATGTGGGACCTGCCGGCCGGTGATGGGTACGCTCAGCGCCAATATCTCGTCCTGGCTGACGTTGCCGACGAGAAAGCATTGGACAGGTTGACGTGGGTGGACGACGGCCAGGTTCTGCCTCCGCTCACCAGGTACGTGTTGTGCGCGGCCGAACTCCGGCATCAGGAGAAGGTGCTCGAGGCAGCCATGCCGGGGTTACGTGCCGCGATCGAGAGGACCGACCGGGCTTGCGAAACCCTCGCCGACCTACTGCGTGCGACTGAGCCGTCCGATCGGCAGCTGCGGGCCGCGGCGCTGGAGTTGTCCACCGTCCAGGCCGAGGGAAGCGGGCTGATCGCGGCCACGGCCGATGCCAGCAAGATGATCGAGACGGTGCGGGGGATCCGGGACAACATGGAAGCGGCACTCGGCCGCGATGTGCACCACCGGCCCGGTGGAACGTTGGACCAGGACCGCGGGCGTGCGGTCTGGCTGACTGATCAGCTCCGTGTCGAGCTGACCTATATCGACTCGACGTGGCGCAAGGCCGACCAGCTCAATCGTCTCGCGGCCGCCGTGGTGGGTGAGCGACATCGTCGCAGGCAGGAGGTGTTGACGCTCATCCAGGCGTCGATCCTGGGCAGCCTGCTGATGGGACTGGCCGCCATCCAGAGCCTTCAGTACCAGGTTCCGCTCGCCGGGCCGCTGGTGGCGCCGGCGATCTGTGCGCTGGGGATCGTGGCGCTACTGCTTCCCGCAGCCGTGTTGCACTGGCCGCATCGGCGTGCCGCGGCACCCCGACGCCGATGGATCATGGCGGGTGGGTCGGTCCTGGGGGCTGCCCTCGGTTGGCTGGTGAGCAGCATCGTCTGGTGGCGGGTCTGGGACGTGTCGGCACCCCCGGCGTGGTCGGCTGTCCTGGCCGTCACCGGTGCGGTGGTGGTGGCGTCGGCGGCCTTGGCGCAGATCCGTCTGTGGCAGTCAAGACCCGCCCCGGGGGTTGCCGCCGTTGAGCGGCTGCCTGCCCGGTCGACCATCGGTTGA